AGGCGGCCATGGAGGCATTCAGCGACAGCGATTCCTTTGCCGAAGGCAGCATCAAATGCCTCCCTCATGGCCCACGCGCTCTGGCCGCATACGGCCAAATTGCCGGCGCATGGTACGGCCGGGATCTCATCCCCCAAGTCTGGCGGCAAAGCCTGGAGCGCAGCAACATGCTGAAACAAATGGGAAATCAACTGATCAGCGTTTAAAAATCTTCAAAACTTGCCAAAATCGAACCGCGTCCGTAGCATGGCTCATGCTTACGGCGATTTTTCGCGTCCCCATTAGCGCCTGACATTCGGACTTGCGTGGCCCCTCTGCCCGCCATCCCACATACAAGACCTCAAACAACGAGCATTTGGTATGAAAAACCGTATCTCTTCAGCCTTCTTTTTTGTCATCCTGCTTCTTCTTGGAGCCCTTGGAGCCATGTATTACGTCAAGGCGGAATGGAATCCGCCGACTCTTTCCCTGACTCCCGAGCAGACCACGGCCAGCACCAGAACCGTGTTCACCATCACGGCAGCGGACAAGGACTCCGCGCTGCGCAGCGTGCTTGTCGTCGCCACCCAGGGCAGCAACAGCATCGAGATCATGAACAAGAACCTGCCCGCCGGGACCAGGGAACTGCGCGAAGAATTCTCTCTCCCCAAGACCGGCATCAAAAACGAAGCCCTGACCCTGACGGTCACGGTCAAGGACACCTCCTGGCACCGCCTGGGACGTGGCAACCGGGCTCAGGTCGTGCGCCAGCTGGACATCGACTCCAAGCCACCGGTCATCTCCGTTCTTTCCGGCCAGCACAACGTCAACCATGGCGGAACCGGCCTTGTGGTCTACAGCACCAACGAAGAACTGGCCTCGAGCGGCGTGAAGCTGGGCGATCACTTTTTCCCCGGCTATCCCTATCAGCCCGGAAAATACCTGTGCTTCTTCGCCCTGCCCTTCAACGCCGACCCCAAGGCCGTTACACCGATCCTGGTGGCCGGGGATCTGGCGGGCAACGAATCGACAATCGGATTCAACTTTCGGCCTCTCATCAAAAAATTCAGGCACGATGACATCAACATCTCCGACAATTTCCTGCAGTCGAAGATGGGTCAGTTCGCGGACCTCTATCCCGACGCGGCCACGCCCCTGGACATCTTCCTCAAGGTCAACTCCGAACTTCGGGCCAAGAACGTGGGTTCGCTGATTCAACTCGGCAAGGACACCGTGCCCCAGAAGCTCTGGGACGGCACCTTCATCCGCCTGCCAAACAGTGCGCCCATGGCGGCCTTCGCCGACAACCGCACCTACAAGTATGATGGCAAGGCCGTGGACAACCAGACCCATCTGGGCGTGGACCTGGCGTCCCTTGCGGCCTCTCCGGTTCCGGCCGGAAACACCGGGCGCATCATCCTGGCCGAATTCATGGGCATCTACGGCAACGTGGTCGTCATTGACCACGGGTTCGGCCTGCAATCCCTGTATTCGCACCTGAGTGAAATCCACGTACAAAAGGGAGAGACGGTCCCACGTGGGCAGACCATCGGCAAGACCGGAGCTACGGGCATGGCCGGCGGAGACCATCTGCACTTCGGAGTGCTGGTTTCCGGCGTCGAGGTACAGCCCATCGAATGGTGGGACCCGCAGTGGATCGACCACAACATCACCTCCAAGCTTCAGTGACAAAAGGCCCCGCGGGGCCTTTTTTTACGCCCGGCGCCAATGGACCGGATGACAAGACGGGCACGCCTGGACTAGTGCATTCTCGTCGGCCGCAAGAAACCTGGCCGAATCCCTGGAGCTTTTCCACCAGCACCCCAACCCCAATGAGTCCAGCCATGTCCAAATTCGCCAATGTCACCGTCCTGAAAAAGGCCAACATCTACTCAGACGGCAAGGTCACCAGCCGCACCCTTGTTTTCCCCGATGGTTCAAAGAAAACTCTCGGGATAATGCTCCCCGGCGAATACGAATTCGGGACTGCCGAAAAGGAACTGATGGAAATCCAGTCGGGTGATCTGGACGTCCTCTTGCCGGGCGCAAGCGACTGGCAGACATTCAGCGCCGGCACGGCCTTCGAGGTCCCGGCCAACGCAAAATTCTCCCTCAAGGTCCGCGTCGTCACCGACTACTGCTGCTCCTACATCAAATGAAACCGGGCAGGCGTTTGATCGAGGCGGGTCACGGCATGAAACTCACCGTCCTGGTTGACAACAGCACCCTGATCGACCGCTATTACGAAGGGGAGCCGGGCCTGTCCCTGCTGATCGAGGAGGACGGCCTCAAAATCCTGTTCGACTGCGGTTATTCGGATCTGTTCTTGAAAAACGCCTGGAAAATGGGCCTTTCCCTGGACGACCTGGATTTCGTGCTGCTTTCACACGGGCACATGGACCACACCTGGGGACTTGAGGCCCTGACCCGGCGCCTCTGCGAACTGCGTCTTGAAGGACGGCCATGCAAACGCCCGGCGCTGGTCGCCCATCCCGAGGCCTTTACCAGCATCGCCCTGGACCAGTGTCCTGAGATCGGACCGCTTCTGGAACCCGAAAAGCTGGCCAGGCATTACGACATGAGGCTCGGCAAGGCAGCGCAAAAGATAAGCGAGCGACTTCTTTTTCTGGGAGAGATTCCGCGCCGGATCGGATTCGAGCAGACTGAAGGCATCGGTTTTAAAGAGGGGCAAGACACGCCGGACCGCATCATGGACGATTCGGCCCTGGTCTACCGGGGAAGCGAGGGTCTGGTCATCATCACGGGCTGTTCCCACGCGGGCATCTGCAACATCGTGGCCCAGGCCATGGACCTGACCGGCGAATCCCGCATCGCGGACATCATCGGAGGGCTGCACCTGCTCTCCCCGTCACGGGAGCGTCTGGAAGGGACGGTGGAATACCTGCGCCGGATCGGACCCGAAACCTTAAGCCCGTGCCATTGTACGGATTTGAACTCGAAGATCGCGCTGGCGGCGGTGACGCCACTGCGAGAAGTCGGGGTGGGGCTTGAAGTCTCCTATCTCTGAAAAAAGGACGCTCTTACCTGAGTGAAAGCGTCCTTGAGAAAACCGTCTATGCCCACTCCTCCTCAAAGCGCTCGGGCCCGGCGATCTTGTACCCCTTGTCGGTCAGCACACGCTGCAGGGCTTCGGTGTCGTCGCCGCGCACGCGGAAGACCAGCAAACGCTGGTTGCCGCGAAAAAAGGTCGACGTGGACAGGATGTTCACACCCAGGTCGAAAAAGAGCCTGCTGATCTCGGCCATGAGGCCCTTGCGATCCTCGGCCTCGATGACGATGCGCACACCGCCCAGCTCCAGTCCCATTTCCTCCACCAGCACGGCCAGCATGGAACCCCGGCTGATGTACCCCTTGAGCCGGTTTTTCCTGTCGACCACGGCCAGCCCGGCCAGATCCTGGTCGAACATGATCTTGGCCGCGACCTCGATTTCCGTTTCCGGGGTCACGGTAGGCATTGAACTACGCACCAACTCCTTTACCGTCATCCTGGACAGGAGATAATTGATTTCATGCTTACTGAATGTTGTTGCTCCGGATGGCAATGCAGCACGGATATCTTCCTTGGCCACATATCCTTTAAGCTTTCCATCCTCGACAACAAGCAAAATCCAAAGTCTATTCTCCTCCATCATTCGATCCGCTTTAATAATCAGCGTATCCGAAGTGATGGTGGGGACATGTCTGTCCATGGCAAGGCCTACATACATGATATACTCCTTCAGTCGTTCGGGTGAATCCCTTTACGCAAAGTGCAGTGACAGCCTCCATCCTTTTTGCTATATCCTTGGTTCCATTACCGGAAATAACAGGCAGAAAAAAACGGATCCATTTGAAAACCATGAAGCGTGCAGTTCTTCTTATTCTTGCTCTATGCTTCCTGACAAGCATAACCAAGCCGGGATTTTCAGAAAAACCGCTGCGACTTTTCTTTGAAAAAAATATCCACGTCGACCGCAAGCCCGGAGACGAACATATCGTCAAGCAAGGCGAATGGCTCTACAAGATATTGGAATCAAAAGGCTATTCCGCTTCGCAGATCCAGCGTGCCCTGCCCGTCATCCAGACTTTGAACCCCCATATCCCGGACATCAACCGGCTGATGCCGGGTCAGGTCATCCAGATTCCTGAAGTATCCTCCGCCGCCGACGCCGGGATCAAGCGGCCCCGGGCATCGGTTCCCCCGGGAGCATATGAAAAGAAGCCCTACGTAATACGCCAGGGCGATACGTTGATCCAGATTCTCAAGGCGCAGGGGATATCAAACAAGCTGATCTACAGCCGATACCTCGACCTGTTCCTCGAACTCAACCCCGAGGTCCCCAACAGCAACACCTTGCGCGTCGGACAGGAAGTCATCCTGCCCGTCACAGCCAATGGCGAAACAGCTCCGGCTCCCGCCCCTGCTCCGACTCCCGCTCCCGCTCCGCCTGCACCAAAGGCCGCAAAACCAGCGCAAACCGTCGTGACTCAAGTCATCGAGGCAGGCCAGGCCCCGGCGGTCCAAAGTCGCCCGGTTCAGCCCCAGCCCCGGCCGGTACTGTCTGCGCCACTGGTGCCGCAGCCTCCGCAAAAACCCCAGGCAGAGCCGCCGCAAGCCGTGACGCCATCATCGGGCAGCTCGGACGGCACCGGGCAATCCGATGCGTCAAACGCCACGGCCACAAAGAAAACGGAGCGCTCACCCATAACCGGTCTGCCTTTTGTCAAAACGATGCTGGAACAGATGCGTTTCAAATTCGTGCCCGGTGACGAAAGCATGTTTCCCCTGCCCGGTTCGGAATGGCTGGTCGTCAAGCTGTCTGAAACTCCGCTGCTGGAGGCTCCCTGGGGAGGCAAGATCCTCTTCTGCCCCGTGCCGAAAAACGCCGCTTGGATCGCGAACGCCAACAAACTGGGCATGAAGGTCTGCACCATCTCGCCCCGCTGGAGCCTGCAGGACGTGCTGGAAAAACTGGCATCCTCCTTTCCGAAACATTTTCGGCTCTGGGGAGCGGGCAGGGATCTGGTGCTTTCCCGCAACGGCGTCGGCGTGACCCTGATGTCGCCGCAAATCGCCATCATGGAGCGCGGCGGACAAAAGCGCATCCACATGATCTGGTCCAGGCAGACCAAAGACTCCCCGTCTTTGCCCCAGGGACTGCACGAAGTACTCGATGCGGCCCAGGTAAAACTCATCGAACTGGACGAGTTCAACGAACTTTCGCGACTGCCGTCCCGCCCACGCGACTCCATCTATGTTCCCGTGGCCACGCACCTTGAGATTATCCGAGCCATGAACCCGAGCAATCCCGAGGAGACCTTCGGGCGGACCATGCCCGATTCGCTCGGGACCCTGCTGCAACTGTTGCGCGACAAGGACCTGCTGCGCCAGGGCATGATCCAGGCCTCCTGGCATGAGGGAGCGCAAAACCGCATCGCGGTGCAGGTTCCGGCGTGGACGGTTTCGGGTGGGACAAGCAAAATCGCCATACTGGACCGGCGCTTTTCGGATCCGTTCCTTGTCTCCGTGCTCTCTCATGAAGGTTACACCTGCTTTGTTCTCCCCGATTGAACCCCAAGGACTACCCCATGCCTCACGACTTTCGTGTTTACGGCCATCTGGCCGGACTGAATGATAATGAATTGAAAACTTGCCTGGAACATTTGTCAGGCTACGAGTGCGAGGTCAGCGATCACGTCCTCGATTTCGTACACGAGGGAGTCTTCATCGACGTGGACAGCGACCTTGACGGTCTATTGCGCCTCGTCAGCCCGGACGTGCGCGGCATCATCGACATCATCAACCACCAGGACTGGGAGATGTACCGCTGTACTCTCTCGGGAGGGACCCTGACCCGATCCCGCATTGCTCTGGACAACGCCTTGGACACGGCTTACGCATCGGAGCGCCGTTCATAAGCTCTTCGCCGACTGGTGAAAAATTTCAAATGTCCTGGCCGTTCAAACATGGCGAGATGCGAGGAACAAGAAAAATCCGAAGCCGAAGCGCATTCTTGAATGCGTCAGGATCTGGCTTTTCCGCAGTGACGAAGCAGATCCCCGTCTTTAAACTGCCTGCTAGGGAGTCAACATGCACGAACTGTCCATTGCCGAGAGCCTGATCAAGATCATCGGCGAAGAAATGGCCAAACACGGCCTGACCAAACTGCACTCGTTCAAGATCGTCTATGGCCAAATCTCGGCCATTGTGCCCGAAGCCCTCGAGACCTCCTTTGAAATCCTGACCATCGACACCCCGTTTGCAGGCGCAAAGATGGAGACCGAGGTCAAACCCATGGTCGTGCGCTGCCGTCAATGCGGCCACGAATTCAGCCCCAGCCTGGAGGAACGTGTCATCATGCCCTGTCCGCAGTGCACGACGGAACTGGGACACAAAATCATCTCCGGCCGTGAACTCTACATAGATAACATCGAAGCCGAATAACGTGGAGGAAAGCATGAAAGTCGATGTGGTACGCAATATTCT
This is a stretch of genomic DNA from Desulfomicrobium apsheronum. It encodes these proteins:
- a CDS encoding CBS domain-containing protein, with product MYVGLAMDRHVPTITSDTLIIKADRMMEENRLWILLVVEDGKLKGYVAKEDIRAALPSGATTFSKHEINYLLSRMTVKELVRSSMPTVTPETEIEVAAKIMFDQDLAGLAVVDRKNRLKGYISRGSMLAVLVEEMGLELGGVRIVIEAEDRKGLMAEISRLFFDLGVNILSTSTFFRGNQRLLVFRVRGDDTEALQRVLTDKGYKIAGPERFEEEWA
- a CDS encoding M23 family metallopeptidase, with protein sequence MKNRISSAFFFVILLLLGALGAMYYVKAEWNPPTLSLTPEQTTASTRTVFTITAADKDSALRSVLVVATQGSNSIEIMNKNLPAGTRELREEFSLPKTGIKNEALTLTVTVKDTSWHRLGRGNRAQVVRQLDIDSKPPVISVLSGQHNVNHGGTGLVVYSTNEELASSGVKLGDHFFPGYPYQPGKYLCFFALPFNADPKAVTPILVAGDLAGNESTIGFNFRPLIKKFRHDDINISDNFLQSKMGQFADLYPDAATPLDIFLKVNSELRAKNVGSLIQLGKDTVPQKLWDGTFIRLPNSAPMAAFADNRTYKYDGKAVDNQTHLGVDLASLAASPVPAGNTGRIILAEFMGIYGNVVVIDHGFGLQSLYSHLSEIHVQKGETVPRGQTIGKTGATGMAGGDHLHFGVLVSGVEVQPIEWWDPQWIDHNITSKLQ
- a CDS encoding pyrimidine/purine nucleoside phosphorylase; protein product: MSKFANVTVLKKANIYSDGKVTSRTLVFPDGSKKTLGIMLPGEYEFGTAEKELMEIQSGDLDVLLPGASDWQTFSAGTAFEVPANAKFSLKVRVVTDYCCSYIK
- a CDS encoding MBL fold metallo-hydrolase — translated: MKLTVLVDNSTLIDRYYEGEPGLSLLIEEDGLKILFDCGYSDLFLKNAWKMGLSLDDLDFVLLSHGHMDHTWGLEALTRRLCELRLEGRPCKRPALVAHPEAFTSIALDQCPEIGPLLEPEKLARHYDMRLGKAAQKISERLLFLGEIPRRIGFEQTEGIGFKEGQDTPDRIMDDSALVYRGSEGLVIITGCSHAGICNIVAQAMDLTGESRIADIIGGLHLLSPSRERLEGTVEYLRRIGPETLSPCHCTDLNSKIALAAVTPLREVGVGLEVSYL
- a CDS encoding LysM peptidoglycan-binding domain-containing protein; this translates as MKRAVLLILALCFLTSITKPGFSEKPLRLFFEKNIHVDRKPGDEHIVKQGEWLYKILESKGYSASQIQRALPVIQTLNPHIPDINRLMPGQVIQIPEVSSAADAGIKRPRASVPPGAYEKKPYVIRQGDTLIQILKAQGISNKLIYSRYLDLFLELNPEVPNSNTLRVGQEVILPVTANGETAPAPAPAPTPAPAPPAPKAAKPAQTVVTQVIEAGQAPAVQSRPVQPQPRPVLSAPLVPQPPQKPQAEPPQAVTPSSGSSDGTGQSDASNATATKKTERSPITGLPFVKTMLEQMRFKFVPGDESMFPLPGSEWLVVKLSETPLLEAPWGGKILFCPVPKNAAWIANANKLGMKVCTISPRWSLQDVLEKLASSFPKHFRLWGAGRDLVLSRNGVGVTLMSPQIAIMERGGQKRIHMIWSRQTKDSPSLPQGLHEVLDAAQVKLIELDEFNELSRLPSRPRDSIYVPVATHLEIIRAMNPSNPEETFGRTMPDSLGTLLQLLRDKDLLRQGMIQASWHEGAQNRIAVQVPAWTVSGGTSKIAILDRRFSDPFLVSVLSHEGYTCFVLPD
- a CDS encoding hydrogenase maturation nickel metallochaperone HypA is translated as MHELSIAESLIKIIGEEMAKHGLTKLHSFKIVYGQISAIVPEALETSFEILTIDTPFAGAKMETEVKPMVVRCRQCGHEFSPSLEERVIMPCPQCTTELGHKIISGRELYIDNIEAE